Within Halostella limicola, the genomic segment TCCGCAGCAGCACCGGGCCCATCCTCATGCCAAGCCTCACGGACAGCGTCGGCGTTGTCGCCGTAACTTGCCTCAGAGAGGGAGCGATGATAGAAGTCACCCATCGCTCCAACGTAGAAAGCGATGTGATGGCGGACCGCTTCGCGGGCGGCCTCGCCGTCCTCGCTGATGGCGGCGACAGTGTTAGGTGAGACCGTGAGATCATCAGGGTCACGGTCCCGTTCCCTCGCACTGTCGACGAATTCTTCATAGAGTTCAGCGATGCACCCTCTGGGAACGAAGATAGGCATCCAGCCGTCGGCGACGGCGCCACTCATTCGGACGTTAGACTCACCGAGTGCACCGACATACAGTGGTACGTCGTCGGCCTCCCGATCAGCGCGGAATCGGAAGCCGTCAAGCTGGAACGCGTCGCCGTCGTGGGAGACGGTCTCTCCGGAGAGGACCTTTTGGATCACGCTGATGGTTTCAGCCGTGTAGCCGATAGGACGCTCGAAGTCCTCGCCGTGCCAGTTCTTAATCACAGCAGGACCGCTGGTCCCTAGACCCATGATGAACCGGCCATTGGTCGCCTCAGCAACCGTGGCTGCTGCTTGACCGAGTAGCGCAGGCGATCGGGTGTAGACAGGAACGATACCTGTTCCGAGGGTCACGTCGTCGGTGAGCTGTGCCAACTCACCGAGGACAGTGAATGCTTCCCATCCCCAGGTCTCGCCAACCCAGACGGAGTCAAGGCCGACCTCCTCTGCCTGAACGGCGAACGAACGCATCTGGTCGTAGGCTAGATCGCTGACGTTGATTCCGACTCTCATGCTATCTCCCCGCTATAGCAGACTACCAAACCCGTCTTTCTACACGACTGTCTAGTCAATACCGCGTCTCGGTCTACCATGACACAATGGACCCGGTACGCGACATTATAGCTTGGGGTAGAGACGTTGAAAGTGATCCATAGGTGGTGTGCTTGCCGCTGCCAGCGTCGCTGTACCGGGGCAAACACGTATGTGATAGCCGGTCCCACTGATAGACATGACAGCCCAGCGGTCAGTCCGTGTTGTTCATCTCGATCCAGACGGCTTCGCGGATCTTGACGTAGAACGGGAACTGTTTGAACGGGAACTCGGAGAAGTTGTATTTGATGAAGTAGATGCTTCGGGTACAGCTATCGGTGAATGCGTCGGTGAAGCCGACGTTCTCCTAACGCATTATGCGTCAGTTCCGGTTGAGGCGCTGGATGCTACAAACTGTTCAGTCGTAGCTAGGTACGCAACTGGCGTAGACGGGATTGACGTGAATGCTGCAACCGAACGCGGCGTTGCTGTAACGAATGTCCCGAGGTATTGCGATGAGGAGGTGGGCGAACACGTGACCGCTCTGGCGCTTGCACTCCTCCGATCGCTCCCACAAGCTGATGCCCAGACTGCATCGGGGATTGGGACTGGAGAGAGATACAGCGACCCCGCGCCATCCAAGGACTCACGTTCGGATGTTTCGCCTTTGGACGGAAGGCAGCAGCGGCAGCCGACCGAGCCGCAACTCTCGGATTTAATGTGGTGGCCCATGACCCGTATGTCGACGACTCAGATCTACGGAGCAGAGGGATTGAACCCGTCTCATTCGACGATCTCATCGGCAGAAGCGATGTCCTCTCACTGCACGCGCCGTTAACTGAAGAGACTGAAGGCGTTATCAATGCGGACCAATTTGAGCGGCTACCTGAGGATGCAATCCTGATCAATACTGCCCGCGGCGAGATAGTCGATGAGGACGACCTAGTTGAGGCATTGGACAAAGGGACGCTGTCTGGAGCAGGACTTGATGTGCTAGCGGTGGAGCCACCACAATCTGAGAATCCTCTCCTCGGTCGAGATGATACCATCGTGACCCCGCATGCAGCCTGGTACTCTGATGAGGCGTTAGAACGAGTCCGTAACCGGGGGACTAAGAATGCTATCGCAGCACTGCGTGGTGAGGCTACTGAGGGCATCGTTAATCCCGACTCTTTAGAACACCGCTGATTGTCAGTCCAGTCCTTCCCGCTCCCGGAGAGCACCACGGCGGATCTTTCCCGTTGTCGTCCGAGGGAGTTCGTCTGTGAACTCTATTTCTCGAGGGTACTCGTACTTGGCAAGTTGGGATCGTACGTGTGACTCAATTTCACCCGCAAGTTGATTTGAGGGGCTGATGCCGTCATAAACCATAACGAAGGCTTTCGGAACTTCGTCCCGGAGGTCGTCAGGAATACCAATGACGCCGGCGTCGCGGACTGCCTCGTGACTGGTGACAGCGTCTTCGACTTCCGCTGGTCCGATACGGTAGCCAGCGCTAATGATGACATCATCAGCCCGTCCGTGGAAAGCCACGTAGCCGTCTGAATCAATGGAAACAAGATCCTCGCAACGAAGCCAACCCTCTTCCGTCACTTTCGCCGCTGTCGCCTCAGGCCGATTCAGATACTCAGTAAAGCAGAGAGGTGTATCAGTATGGATTGCCAGTTCGCCTATCTTGCCTGGTTCGTCGAGGACATCACCTGTCTCCGGATCGAGAACCGCCACCTCAAATCCGGGTGATGGACGACCTATGCGTCCTTTGCGATGGGGGACTCCAAGGACTGTGCAGTCACCGATTCCCGCTGGGGCTTCCGTCTGACCATAGGCTTCGTGGACGACAGCGTGTGAGAAGGTTTTTTCGGCCCAATCAACGAGGCTATCGCTGAGTGCCGTGCCGCCACTGCCTATGACACGGACCGAGGAGAGGTCAAATTGTTCAGCCAGCTCCTCCTCTTCTCGCATTAGACGGAGCGCCGTCGGCGGGACCCACTGAACGGTGATGTCATACTCGTCAATAAGGGCAAACTCCTGTTCTGGAGTGAATCCGTTCCGATCGTGGAGGACTACTGGAATTCCGTAGAACAGACCTGGGAGCACGACATCAAAAAGGGACTGAACCCAAGACAGCTCTGAGACGGCGCGGTAAACCTCTGTTTCGTCGATAACAAGATCATGTAGGGTTAGCGAGGCAGGTAGCACTCCGAGTAGAGATCCGTGTCCATGTACGACACCTTTTGGCGCTCCTGTTGTCCCACTGGTGTAAAATATAATAGCTGGATCGTCAGGGACAGTTGTACTCGTCTCGAAATCACCAGATCCAGTGGCGATTGCCTCTTTCAGAGGCACTTCTGGGTCGGTTGCGTTAATCTCATCTCCAGTCAATTGAACACGGAGCGATTTAATCAATGGGGCTACCTCACGGTACGCGTTTACGTTGTCGGCGTAAGCGAGTATCCCTGACGGAGCTGCATCGTTAAGGCGGTTACGCAGGCCGTCTGGTCCAAGTAGTACACTCACTGGAACCGAGACTGCTCCGAGTTTCCAAGTCGCTAGATTGGCAATAAGTGTTTCCGGACGTTGTGACCCGCTGATGGCGATCCGATCTCCTTTCTCGATTCCCTGTCTATGGAGATAGCTTGCTAAGCTATTTGACGCCGATTGGAGGTCTCTAAATGTTAGATCGACTTTCGCTCCGTCTCTGGTAGTTGCATGGACTGCAGTTCGATCCTGTTGGGCTGTCCATCGATCGCAGACATATGTTGCCAGATTAAAGACCTCGGGGACATCCCATTCGAAAGCTTCCCGGAGAGAGTCAAAACTTGTCCATTCCTGTCGGTCAAAACGGTAGGCTTCAGGTGTCGGCGGAGATACCATATCAACTCTGCATAGGGCTTACACTATATAGGTGCGGACCCGCGATAAACTCCGTATTTGCCGTCTGTCAGTAATGGTGAGATCTGGGAATCGGATGGACAGGGTACTTTGGGGCTGGATCTTTGAAGACGCAGTCGGCGGTTACATTGACTCGGCCTTGAAGGTCCTAAACTGGTGTAGGCCGCTGAAATCCTTAGGTTTGTAGTCACCTGCCTACTCCTCTTCAGATATCTATATTGACTTCCGGGAAACTGGGAGGACGACACGAATAGCCCGATGGTGATCGGTTTGTAGATGACCCTGTTAATGACTGGATTGGGAGCTAATCTTAGATATCTTAGTTAGATCTCTAAGTTAAGAATCTGTGTTCGATGTACTGGGCAAGAACCAGAACGAAGGGAACTACACTGATTCGTCGTCACCACCAATTACAGAACTGCTAATTCTGGTGTAGTCTCAACTTCTCTGCTCGTTTGGAAGTTGAGACTAGCCATCTCAATGCATACGGTTCTCGAACTGGTTTATGGCTACGGGTGAACAATTTCCTTCGGCATTTTCGTAGCTTTCACACCTAACTCTCTTTACAGAGCATACCGTATCTCCATTCAGTGATGTCCATCGACCGAGATACCTTTGAGAATACGAGCGAGGACGAGCTTGAAGAACTCTCCGTGCCTAATCAAGTCCTCGGGTTTCTCGACGCCAACGAAGATCGCGCGTTCAAGGCTCGCGAAATCGCCTCCCAGATCGGCGTCGACGAGGGCGCAGTTAGCACTGCGCTCTCCCGACTAAAGGATCGCAACCTCGTTGAACACAAGGCTACGTACTGGGCAATAACCGACGATGCCGAGCGGCTTGACGGATACAGTGGGTACGAACGCGCGACCGCACTGTTCAACGAGCAACTCGGTACAGAGGACGAGGAGTCCTGGCGGGAACACGCACCCAGCGAGCCGCACCCCAGTGTCGAGGACGAACGGTGACCGACGAAGACCCTCCGATCTTCGAGCGTGGAGATGTCGTCTACGGCGATGATCCATTCAAGGGTGACGAGGACGCTCGGCCCTGGCTCATTCTCTCGAACCATGAGGGACGGCCGTTTCACGGCGAGCAATACATCGCGCTGACGTTGACGTCGAAATCCTGGATGGACGGCCTCATCGACATTCCCGAGGAGAGTTGGCTTCGTGGCGGTACGCCAGACGAGAGCCGGGTCATCCCCTGGGTGTACAATCGATCGGTCACGAGGATATCGATTTCTGGCAGGGCCGTCTGGCGGATGATCTCGTCGATACCGTAACTACTGCTCTCGTCAACGAACTTCGGTAGCGAATTTTGAGCACTCACGCTTCTACGCGTTACAGCTTTTCCTGACTGTAGTCTCATCTTCACGACGGGCATATTCTGTATAGCGACATATGATTTAGAAACGCGAATTAGAGAAGAATCGTACAGCTCTCTGCCGATTCTACAGTGGAAACCTGGTGTATGAGTCCACTCACGTTTAGCCTGAGAAACAGCAGTACATTCTAGTGGGTCGACGCTGTACGGTAACCCGACAAGATGGAACCTAGCCAGAACGACGCTACTTCTGGTCACCACCCGGAAAACTCTATTCGTCACATTTATCGACGAAAAAGCTGACCGCCATCTACGAGGAAGGAAGCACTTAGTTCCTATGCCACTCGAACGTATAATTCCAAAGTGAAATAAAAGAAATTATTGGAGATTTCCACCACCGCTAACGCGTAGAATCGTTCCGGTGACGTAGCTCGCTCGATCGCTGGTTAAGAAGAGGACGCCATCGGCTACATCGGAAGGTTGGCCAAGTCGCCCCATCGGCCGTTCGTTGCCCCATTCGTTGAGAACAGACTCTGCAGTCTGATCGGGATCGTCTCCGGCGATTTGTTCGGCTTGGTAATGCACTTGAGAAGTGTGCGTAATATCGGTTGAAACAGCATTCATTCGGATGCCGTCACTTGCTAGTTCATGAGCCATTCGCCAAGTAAGGCCGTTAACTGCTGTATTAGAAACAGAATAGAGCCTCCCACGTCCACTTCGCCGATCAGCCGTCTGACTTGTGACGTTCACTATCGCACCATCAATACCTTCCTTCTTCATGTGGTCAGCAATGAGTTTAGATGTCTGATACTGGGAACGTACATTGACATCCATCGTGTAATTCCAATCATCAAGAGAGGCCTCAACCATGGATTCTTCCTCGGGCCATACCGCTGCGTTGTTGACAAGGATATCCACTGTTTCGAACTCATCGATCGCGGTTTCGACCATTGCTTTGACCTCGGCTGACTCTCCCATATCTGCTGGAACACCAATCACGGAGCCGGATTCATTGATGTGGGGGGCAGTCTCTAATGATTCGATTTCGTCTGTTGTCTCTTTGACGGAATCTTCACTACGTGAATTAACCAGAACGTTCGCACCTGATTCATAGAAAGCTTCTGCGATTCCTCGTCCAATACCGCGAGTCGAGCCAGTTACAATGACGGAGCTGTCACTGAAATCATAATTGGCTGTTCCAACCATACTATCTGTTTTTCTTTTCCAGTGAAAAAGAGTTTCGGCAGGTGGCCATCTTATCGAATTACTCAGTGAAGGTTGTAGTGTATACTGATTTTGGCCCTTCTCATCCGCTAAATGAGCAGGTTTATTTATCGAGATGTTCCATTCACGGGAGTAGTATGCAAACTACCCGCGTGGATAGGAGAGCGGAATCTATATCGATCGAAGAAGGAATGATATTGGCATCGTTAGTTCGGAACAATAAGGATGCACCAACACATGGTTACACTTTATGACTGAATACACTGAGACGAAGGTCCGTTTTGAGAGGTCGGAAGATATCACGTCGGAAGAAGCGCTTGCGCTTGATTGTTTAGAAGCAGGTATCGAAGCAGCAGATCCTAATCAAGCTGTACAGCGTGCAATTTCCATCGAGGATGGCTCGTTCAAGGTCGGTGGCAATGCGTATGACCTTGATCGGAAGCTTATCGTCGTCGGTGGTGGAAACGCAGCTGGACACGCGGCTAGTGCTCTCGAAGATATCCTCGGTGAACACTTAGACCGCGGTGCTGTGGTGACGGACAAATCTGTGGAAACCGACCATATAGAAACGCTTGATGGCGATCATCCAGTTCCCAGTCAGCAGGGAATGGAAAGTACTGAAACTGTTCTCGATCACGCTCATGGGGCGACTGCGGACGATATCGTTATAGCTGTCATTGCAGGTGGCGGTAGTGCACTAATGCCTGCTCCTGTTGGGAAACTGTCTATCGATCAACTACAGACAGTCACGGAATCTCTGCTTCAAAGCGGAGCTGATATCCATGAAATAAACACCGTCAGGAAGCATCTATCGGCAGTTAAAGGTGGGCAGCTCGCGCGAGTCGCTGCACCCGCGACCATAGTCAGCCTAGTCTTCAGCGACGTCGTCGGAAACGACCCGAGTGTCGTGGCGAGCGGTCCCACGGCACCAGACGACACGACGTTCGAAGATGCCTTAGCAGTGCTCGAACGGTTCGATATCGATCCCCCTCGTACCGTCGAACAATATCTTCGTGCCGGATCAAGAGGAGACCACCGTGAAACCCCAAACGCCGACGCGTCGTGCTTCGAGTCTACTTCGCAACACATTATCGCCGACGGATACACAGCGATCTCGGCTGCCGCAGAGAGGGCAGAACAGAACGATTACCGTTTTAGTATTCTTTCTTCCCGGATTCGTGGTGAGGCCCGCGAAGCGGCGCGCTCGCACGTCGCTATTGCCGAGGAGGTGATTTCGACAGGGCATCCAGTTGAACCCCCTGTCGTGCTGATATCCGGTGGGGAAACGACTGTCACCGTCTCCGGTGATGGCACCGGTGGTCCAAATCAAGAGTTTGCTCTTTCCGCAGGCATCGAAATCGACGATATAGACATTACCGTTGCGAGCGTTGACACGGACGGACTTGATGGTTCCACGGACGTGGCCGGTGCGATTGTTAACTGTGATACTGTTGACGATACTTCCAGTGCGAAGCAAGCACTCCGACGAAACGACGCCTATCCGTATCTGGAAAACGCCGGTGCGCTTCTCTCCTGTGGCCCGACAGGTACGAACGTGAATGACCTGCGCGTGGTTATCGTTCAATAACTGTCGACTTCGTCGACGATGAGGATATGGATATCGTTAACGTTTGTCCCCGTCGTACCGAGTTTGACGAGGTCGTCACGTCGGGAGAGATAATCAAAGGTATCGTTAGCATTGAGTGCATCCCAAGCCTCTTGTTGCTCACTACCAGTTTCGCCATCAACGACTGCGCCACCTACTTCTGCAAACCCGTCGAAGCCGTCGGTAGCTACACTTGCCAGAGCGACGTTAGTTTTGAGACGCTGCTGGAATTCGATAGCAGAACTTAGGGCGAACACTTGATTTGGACCAATATCGGAGCGACGGGGAGTCATGATAGTCGTCTGCCCGCCGGAAATGAGCGCGAGTGGGGGCTCAACTGGGATGTTCGATACGCGGCACTCCTCAGCAGCGGCGACATGTGCCTTGGCAATTTCGCGTGCGTCTCCACGTAGACGCGACGAAAAGAGTAACGTATTGAGTCCTCTGGTCTGCGCGTGATCGCGTGCCGCTTTCAGTGCCGTCATTCCGTCGGCGAGAACGTGGTGAGAGACACGGTCAAAAATGGTCTCACCTGGTTTTGGAGTCTCCTCAACCCGTCCCTTGCTGCCACGTTCAAGATGTCGGTACACGCGATCGGGGACATTAACGTCGTGTTGTCGCAGTACTCGGAGTGCATCATCGAACGTCGTCGTGTCGGGTGCAGTAGGACCACTTGCAACTGCCCCGATCGGATTTCCGACGACGTCGCTGAAGACTAGGCTGACTACGTTTGCAGGCGCTGCAGCGGCCGACAGTTTGCCGCCTTTGATTGCAGAAAGGTGCTTACGAACGACGTTGATGTCTTCGACTTCTACACCTTCACTAAAGAGAAGACGTGTAAGTTCCTGGAGATCTGTGAGTGAGACATCCGCAACTGGTGCCGAGAGAAGCGGACTGCCGCCGCCGGAGACTACCGTCAGGACAAGGTCTTCTCTATCGGCCTCTTCGGTCAATTGTAGAACTCGGCGTGCACCAGCCATGCACTGTTCGTTCGGAACGGGGTACTCTCCCTCTACAACTTCCACGTGCTGAGTTGGGACCGGATCATCTGTGACGACGACTCCTTCCGAAATCTGGTCTCCGAGAAGGGTTTCAAGTCTTGCTGCAACGTGGCCTGCGACGTTTCCACCCCCCACAAGAATGATATCCCCGTACTCATGGAGGTCGTAAGTCGTTCCGTCGATCTGGAGTCGGTTCTCATTCACCGAGAATTTGTCTTTGAGGACTGCCTCAGGATGAGCGGCGTCGATACCCGCCTCGACGCATTCTATCGCCAACTCCCTTGCGGGAGTGCGAGCGAGTCGGTCTCGGTTTTCGATCATACTGAGGAATAGAGTGGCGGGGTCATAAAACTCCTCAGCCGACGATGAGCGGAGATTTGCTCAATTCGCCAGCTGGAAGCCCCGTAGCAGGTACCGCTGCAGGAAGTAGACTAGTAGGAGCGGAGGAACCGCAATAAGGGCGCTTGCGGACAGAATGGCACCCCAGTCAACAGCGTTCGACTCTGTGAAGAAGAGTACACCAACCGGAAGTGTTCGAAGCGACGGATCCTGCATGAGGATATTCGCCATCGTGAAGTCATTCCAGGAAACGGCAAACGAGAAGATGGCGACTGCGACGAGCCCCGGTTTCGCCATGGGTAGTGCGATACCGAAGAAACTCTGCATACGACCAGCGCCGTACATCCACGCGGACTCTTCTAGACTGATCGGTATCGTCTGGAAGAACTGCCACATCAACCAGACGCTAAACGGAACAGTGAGTGCAGACTGTGCGAGAATGAGTCCGACGTACGTGTTTGTGAGACGAAGTGAGAACCACAGCAGGAACATCGGCATCACGAGCAGGATCGGCGGATACATATACGAGAATATAGTTGTCTGTGCGATCTGTTTCTTGAACGGCAGTTCAAGTCGGGTCAACGCGTAGCCTGCCAGCGTTGAGGTTATGATCGTGACAGCCATTACGCCGATCGCGACGATGATGCTGTTCAGATAGAACCTCAGGAACTGGGAATCGAACAGAAGTGCGTTGAAGTTTTCGAGCGTTACCTCGTTCGGCAGGTAGAATACTTCTCCCGAGTAGAGTTCCGATCGAGGTTGGAGTGCAGACTTGGCCATCCAGTAGATCGGGAAGAAGTACACGATACTCATGGCTACGAGAAGACCATAGAGTGAATAGCGCTTGAGCTTCTTCCGGCGATCCCAATCTACTGCTTCCCCAGTTCCGATGATGTCGTCGACAACGCTCATTATGTCGCCACCTCCTCGGCCGGATTGAATATACGCATATAGGCGATTCCACCCAAGACGAGCAGGAAGAACAGAAGCGTTGACGCGGCGAGCGCGAGCCCCATCCGATACTCAACGAAGGCGATCTCATAGATGAAAATTGGGAGCGTCGTGGTGGCTTCTGCCGGTCCCCC encodes:
- a CDS encoding MarR family transcriptional regulator, whose product is MSIDRDTFENTSEDELEELSVPNQVLGFLDANEDRAFKAREIASQIGVDEGAVSTALSRLKDRNLVEHKATYWAITDDAERLDGYSGYERATALFNEQLGTEDEESWREHAPSEPHPSVEDER
- a CDS encoding glycerate kinase type-2 family protein produces the protein MTEYTETKVRFERSEDITSEEALALDCLEAGIEAADPNQAVQRAISIEDGSFKVGGNAYDLDRKLIVVGGGNAAGHAASALEDILGEHLDRGAVVTDKSVETDHIETLDGDHPVPSQQGMESTETVLDHAHGATADDIVIAVIAGGGSALMPAPVGKLSIDQLQTVTESLLQSGADIHEINTVRKHLSAVKGGQLARVAAPATIVSLVFSDVVGNDPSVVASGPTAPDDTTFEDALAVLERFDIDPPRTVEQYLRAGSRGDHRETPNADASCFESTSQHIIADGYTAISAAAERAEQNDYRFSILSSRIRGEAREAARSHVAIAEEVISTGHPVEPPVVLISGGETTVTVSGDGTGGPNQEFALSAGIEIDDIDITVASVDTDGLDGSTDVAGAIVNCDTVDDTSSAKQALRRNDAYPYLENAGALLSCGPTGTNVNDLRVVIVQ
- a CDS encoding glycerate kinase type-2 family protein, encoding MIENRDRLARTPARELAIECVEAGIDAAHPEAVLKDKFSVNENRLQIDGTTYDLHEYGDIILVGGGNVAGHVAARLETLLGDQISEGVVVTDDPVPTQHVEVVEGEYPVPNEQCMAGARRVLQLTEEADREDLVLTVVSGGGSPLLSAPVADVSLTDLQELTRLLFSEGVEVEDINVVRKHLSAIKGGKLSAAAAPANVVSLVFSDVVGNPIGAVASGPTAPDTTTFDDALRVLRQHDVNVPDRVYRHLERGSKGRVEETPKPGETIFDRVSHHVLADGMTALKAARDHAQTRGLNTLLFSSRLRGDAREIAKAHVAAAEECRVSNIPVEPPLALISGGQTTIMTPRRSDIGPNQVFALSSAIEFQQRLKTNVALASVATDGFDGFAEVGGAVVDGETGSEQQEAWDALNANDTFDYLSRRDDLVKLGTTGTNVNDIHILIVDEVDSY
- a CDS encoding acyl-CoA synthetase, which encodes MVSPPTPEAYRFDRQEWTSFDSLREAFEWDVPEVFNLATYVCDRWTAQQDRTAVHATTRDGAKVDLTFRDLQSASNSLASYLHRQGIEKGDRIAISGSQRPETLIANLATWKLGAVSVPVSVLLGPDGLRNRLNDAAPSGILAYADNVNAYREVAPLIKSLRVQLTGDEINATDPEVPLKEAIATGSGDFETSTTVPDDPAIIFYTSGTTGAPKGVVHGHGSLLGVLPASLTLHDLVIDETEVYRAVSELSWVQSLFDVVLPGLFYGIPVVLHDRNGFTPEQEFALIDEYDITVQWVPPTALRLMREEEELAEQFDLSSVRVIGSGGTALSDSLVDWAEKTFSHAVVHEAYGQTEAPAGIGDCTVLGVPHRKGRIGRPSPGFEVAVLDPETGDVLDEPGKIGELAIHTDTPLCFTEYLNRPEATAAKVTEEGWLRCEDLVSIDSDGYVAFHGRADDVIISAGYRIGPAEVEDAVTSHEAVRDAGVIGIPDDLRDEVPKAFVMVYDGISPSNQLAGEIESHVRSQLAKYEYPREIEFTDELPRTTTGKIRRGALREREGLD
- a CDS encoding SDR family NAD(P)-dependent oxidoreductase — protein: MVGTANYDFSDSSVIVTGSTRGIGRGIAEAFYESGANVLVNSRSEDSVKETTDEIESLETAPHINESGSVIGVPADMGESAEVKAMVETAIDEFETVDILVNNAAVWPEEESMVEASLDDWNYTMDVNVRSQYQTSKLIADHMKKEGIDGAIVNVTSQTADRRSGRGRLYSVSNTAVNGLTWRMAHELASDGIRMNAVSTDITHTSQVHYQAEQIAGDDPDQTAESVLNEWGNERPMGRLGQPSDVADGVLFLTSDRASYVTGTILRVSGGGNLQ
- a CDS encoding LLM class flavin-dependent oxidoreductase, producing the protein MRVGINVSDLAYDQMRSFAVQAEEVGLDSVWVGETWGWEAFTVLGELAQLTDDVTLGTGIVPVYTRSPALLGQAAATVAEATNGRFIMGLGTSGPAVIKNWHGEDFERPIGYTAETISVIQKVLSGETVSHDGDAFQLDGFRFRADREADDVPLYVGALGESNVRMSGAVADGWMPIFVPRGCIAELYEEFVDSARERDRDPDDLTVSPNTVAAISEDGEAAREAVRHHIAFYVGAMGDFYHRSLSEASYGDNADAVREAWHEDGPGAAAEAVSDEVLNRSAIVGTPDEAHDQLDAYADGPSDEVVAFFPRSADPDLMESTVNHLGDY
- a CDS encoding NAD(P)-dependent oxidoreductase, which translates into the protein MQGLTFGCFAFGRKAAAAADRAATLGFNVVAHDPYVDDSDLRSRGIEPVSFDDLIGRSDVLSLHAPLTEETEGVINADQFERLPEDAILINTARGEIVDEDDLVEALDKGTLSGAGLDVLAVEPPQSENPLLGRDDTIVTPHAAWYSDEALERVRNRGTKNAIAALRGEATEGIVNPDSLEHR
- a CDS encoding carbohydrate ABC transporter permease — encoded protein: MSVVDDIIGTGEAVDWDRRKKLKRYSLYGLLVAMSIVYFFPIYWMAKSALQPRSELYSGEVFYLPNEVTLENFNALLFDSQFLRFYLNSIIVAIGVMAVTIITSTLAGYALTRLELPFKKQIAQTTIFSYMYPPILLVMPMFLLWFSLRLTNTYVGLILAQSALTVPFSVWLMWQFFQTIPISLEESAWMYGAGRMQSFFGIALPMAKPGLVAVAIFSFAVSWNDFTMANILMQDPSLRTLPVGVLFFTESNAVDWGAILSASALIAVPPLLLVYFLQRYLLRGFQLAN